In Piliocolobus tephrosceles isolate RC106 chromosome 4, ASM277652v3, whole genome shotgun sequence, the following are encoded in one genomic region:
- the SMIM23 gene encoding small integral membrane protein 23: MATQQVGSRRRVAAELVAVQLLERRRDSHCDDKKQTLLALLILVLYLSAGILGSSREVSERIRECNYYQNLVVSQGLEYQTDEPSEERIKTIRNWLKENLHVFLEKLEEEVQELEQLVRDLELWLDALLGEPHLEEHCSTHKSHM; encoded by the exons ATGGCAACCCAGCAAGTGGGCAGCAGGAGGCGGGTGGCTGCAGAGCTGGTGGCAGTCCAGCTGCTTGAACGGAGAAGGGACAGCCACTGTGATGACAAGAAGCAG ACGCTGTTGGCATTGCTGATCTTGGTCCTGTACTTGAGCGCAGGGATATTGG GAAGCAGTCGGGAGGTGTCAGAAAGGATCAGAGAATGTAACTACTACCAGAATCTTGTAGTTTCCCAG GGGCTTGAATATCAGACTGATGAGCCCTCAGAAGAACGGATAAAGACCATCAGGAACTGGCTGAAGGAGAACTTGCATGTCTTCTTGGAGAAGCTAGAGGAAGAGGTGCAAGAGCTGGAGCAGCTAGTGCGGGACCTGGAACTGTGGCTGGATGCTCTTCTGGGAGAGCCGCACCTGGAGGAGCACTGCTCCACACATAAAAGTCACATGTGA